From the Thermodesulfobacteriota bacterium genome, the window TGTTCTGAAAGCTCTTTTATCTTTTGAATTGCCTTGTCCCAGAGCCCGGAGGTGGCCTCGGCATATTCCCCTGAGACGAAGGACTCTATGGCGAGGATGGTTTTCTCGCCGTTCGCCGAAAGGGTGTAGGCGTCGAAGCACCCGTTCCACTCCGCGTTCCCGGGGCTGTTCGGCGTCTCGGCCCCCTTTACCAGGACGCCGTCGTAAGCTATCTTCAGCCGCTCGCCGAGCGCCCACGCCGTAACCTTCCCCCTAAGCCCGTCCCCCTCGCCGTTCTTCAGATAAAACGTCTCGCCCGGGCCGAACTCCCCGTCGACGTGCGAGCCCTCCGAGAACTCGCTCATCCATATCCCGGCATGCACGGGGGTCGTAAGAACCTCCCACACGCTCTCCCTGGGTGCGTCGATCTCTATAGACTTGTGTATCATTTCCCTGCTCATATCGCTCCCCACTGTCGTCGCGCCCTGCCCTATATCCGCCGTCTATATCGGCCCCTGAAGCTCCCTCAAAAGAGCGGCCATCCTGTCCATCGTCTCGCCCGCGCCCTCTTTCATGCCCGACTGCGCCATCCCGTCCCTGTCCTCGCGGGACTGGAAACGAACGACGTCCCTGAACGTCGTGACGCCGTCCTTCTCCTCGAATGTTATGGTCTCGACGGACTCGTGGCCGGGCATAAGCTCGAAATTAAACGTGTACACGAGCCGCCCCGGCGGCGAAACCTCCCTGTACACCCCGCTGAACGCGAACTCGTTCCCGTCCTTGTCCTGCTGAACGAAGCGCCACTCACCGCCCTCGCGGACGTCCATCTTGTCCACGGTCGTTTTGAGATTCGCCGGGCCCCACCAGCGCGGAACGAGCTCGGGGTCGGTGCTGGCCTTGAAAACGAGATCCCTCGGGGCCCCGAAATCACACGTAAGCACAATCTCCTTATCGCCTTCGAACTCGAAAAATCCGTCTTTCGGCATTTATTCTCTCCCGCGATTTTCGATTACCTTTCGTTTGATGCCGGGGGGCGGGCGCAGATGCCCGGCGCGAAGAATTTCCGGACGCCCGCATCCCGCAAGATAGCCCTCGATATCAAAGCCTAACCTATTTCTCTTCGAGAACTGATAATATATTTCCCGCCGGGTCCTTGAACCACGCGATGCTCATTCCGCCCTCGGTGAGGACGCCGTCCGAATCCGTTTTAATCCCTTCCGTGTCGTACACCTCGAAACGGACTCCCCTGCTCCCGAGCTCCTTCATCATAGATTTCAGGTCGTCAACCCTGAAATTGAGCACCGTGAACGTCGCCGGAGCGTGATCCGGCTTTTCGTAGATCATCGTTCCGCCCTCGCCGCCGACGCTCAGGATCGGCATCCCGTCCACCGCTTCCACCGGTACCCCCAGCGTCTCACCATAAAACTCGCGCGCCTTCTTCAAGTCGTTCACCGAAAAACTGCCGAACATCTTTGCATTCTCTAGCATCTGCCTCTCCTTTTGCTGTTCTCTCCACCAGCCTTCATATACACGACGATCTTTGCGCGCCGTTTTGGACACCCCGCGACCGTCTCATTTAAAAAGGTTACTTAGCAAGCCGGTAATGTGGTAGAATGAAGATATCTATATTCGCAAGGGGGTGATAAGTATGCGGAGCGACATAGATACGAGACTTCTGGATTACTTCCTCTACGAACACGCCGATGTAGACAAGGCCCACAGCCTTGCCACCGTTTCCGAAAAATCCGACGAAAAAGACAAGGACGCCCGGCAGCCCGACGACGACAACAAAGACCGGAATCACTAGAACAGGGAAAGGTTTAAAGGAAGCGATTTAATCAAGCGCGTGCAGGGTGGAGGATTTCTTACATCCCGACGGGAAACTTACATATCCCCGCCTTAGGATATTTTTGCACCCGCTTCGCCCTGACTCGAAGCACTTAAGGACTAAAATCTCACGGGGGCGCTCGGCACTATCACGGCTTATTTCTAAGTATTTCCTACAAGCTCGATTCACTACCTTGCCCTGACAGGCCCCTTCCACCCGCCTTATAAGCCTCGGCCTCGCCCGAAGAAACCCAGCCGCCCCCGAGCGCGCGGTAGAGGTTGACGGCCGCCGTAAGGCGCGCCAGCTTCGCCTGCGCGTATTCGTCCTCCGTCACGAGCTGCGCGTTCTGCGTATCGAGGAGCGTCTGGAAGTCTATGGCCCCCGCGTCGTAGAGGCGGAGCGAAAGACTGTACGCGCGCTGCGCCTGCTCCATCGCGGTCTTGAGAGAAATCTCACGCTCGCGAGTGTACTTCACGGCCGCCAGCGCGTCCTCCACCTCCTGAAACGCCGTCAGGACGCTCCCGAGGTAGAGCTGCGCAAGCTCCCTCTGCTCCGCCGTCGCCAGCTCTAGCCCGCCCTCGAGGCTCCCCCCCTCGAATATCGGCTGGGCTATAGACGCCGCAAGCGACAGAACCATCGTCGCCGGGTCGCCGAAACCGGTCGTCGAAAGGAGGTCCCCCGCCCCGAGCGAGATAGACGGGAAGAACGCCGCCCTCGCCGCGCCTATGTTGGCGTTGGCCGCTATAAGCGACGCCTCCGCCGCCAGAAGGTCCGGCCTCCGTTCGAGGAGCTCCGACGGCTGCCCCGGCGCGATATCCGGCACGCTCACCCCGTCGAGGTTCTCCCGGTCCACGGTAATAGTCTGCGGCGGGGCGCCCAGCAGCACCGCCAGCGCGTTCTCGGCGTTCTTGATACGCTCGGCGATCACGGCCCGCGCCGCCTCGGTGGACGCCACCGCCGTCCGCTGCTGCGCGAGGTCTATCTCCGATTCCGCCCCCTCGCGCACCCGCGCCGTAATAATGCGGAGCACCTCGCGCGATATGCCGAGGTTCGCGTCGGCGATAGCCAGGCGCTCGCGGAGGCTCGCCAGCGTGAAATAACCCGTGGCCACGTCCCCCATAATTGCGAGCTCGAGCGCCCCCTGGTCGTATATCGAGCCTTCGAGCCCGGCCTCCGCCGCGAGCACACGCGCCCTGTTCGCGCCGAACAGGTCCAGCTCGTACGATACGTCCACCCCTGCCTGGAGGAACGTGTCGCTGCCGTTCCTGCCGCTCGTCCGGACGGTCTTCGACCAGTCCGCGTCCGCCCCGAGCCCCGCCGACGGGAGGAGAGTAGCCCCCGCTATCTTGAGAGCAGCGCGCGCCTGCTCTACGCGCTCGACGCCGGCCCCAAGGTCCGTATTGTATTCGAGCGCCCGCGCCATGAGCGCATTAAGCTCCGGGCTCGAAAAAGACTCCCACCATTCGGCGGCCACGTCCACGTTCGTCCGGACCCCGGCCTCCCCCCACGCGGGCGGCGTCTCCACGACGGGGCGCTGATAGGCCGGGACGAAAGAGCAGCCCGAAAGGAACAACGCCGGCGCCAGTAATATTGCGATTATTTTTTTCATTGCTTTTTACTCCGAGCTCAATGCCACTACAGGGTCGAGATGCGCAGCTTTACGCGCCGGAAGATAACCGAACAGGAGCCCCGTCCCCACGGCGCACGCGAACGCCAGCACGGTCGGCCCCGGCGTAAAGGCTATGTTCACGCCGAAAAAGGACAGCACGATACCCGTTGTGTACCCGAGTATGACGCCGACGATACCGCCTATCGTGCACACGACCGACGCCTCGGTGTTGAACTGAAGGAGGATATCCCGCCGCCGCGCGCCGGTAGCCATGCGGATGCCTATCTCCCGCGTACGCTCGACGACGCTGACGAGCATGATGTTCATCACCCCGATACCCCCGACGAGGAGCGAAATCGCCGCGACCGCCCCGAGCAGTATCGTCAGGGTGTTCTGGGTCTCGGTGGCCATCGCCAGGAACGAGGCGGTGTTGCGAACCGAAAAATCGTCCGTCCTGTGCCGCGCCAGCAAAAGCTCGCTTATCTCCGTTTCCGTCTCCTCTATCCGGCCGACGTCCTCTACCTTTATAGTGATCCCGGTCAGATAATTCGACCCGAATATGCGGACCAGCCCTGTCGTGTAGGGCACCCACACGGTATCGTCCTGGTCGCTGCCCCACGGGGCCGCACCCTTGGACTCCATGACGCCGATAACTTCGAACGGTATATTGCCGACGAGTATAAATTTCCCCACGGGGTCCTTGTCGTACGGGAATAACGTCTCCGCCACCGTCGTCCCCAGCACGATCACGGCCGAATACGAATTGACGTCGGCCTCCGTAAAAAACGTGCCGTCCCTGACCGCCCAGTCCCGCGCGACGGGAAACCCGGCCCCGACGCCTTCCACAGTCGTCGCGTAATCGATGTTGCCGAACCGGAGCGTCTTGCGGCTGCTCCGCGACGGCACGACGGTCACTATATTACCCAGCCCCTCGCCTATCGCCTTGGCGTCGGCGGGCACCAGCGTCGCGATGTCCCCCGACGACCGTATCCCCGCGCCCCCGGGCCTCACGTATAAGATGTTGGTGCCGAGAGAGCTGATGCTCTCCAGCACGTTCCGCTTGCTGCCCTCGCCGATCGCGAGCATGGTGATCACGGCGGCCACGCCGATAATAATGCCCAGCAGCGTGAGCGAAGTCCGGAATATATTCACCCTCAAGGACCTGAGGGCCATTTTGACGGACTCCATAGTCTCCACAGCCAGGTTGGCGACGCCGCGCCCGTCCTCCCCGGCGGCCCCCGAAGGGGATTCGATCATTTCTTCAGGGCCGTCGTCGTGCACGACCCTCCCGTCTTCGAGACGTATCTGCCTCCGTGCGTGGCTCGCGACTTCCTCTTCGTGCGTGATGACGATAACGGTGCGGCCCCTCCTGTTGAGCTCTTCGAGGAGGGCCATGACATCCTCGCCGCTCTTCCTGTCGAGCGCCCCCGTCGGCTCGTCCGCCAGTATCACGGGCGGGTCGTTCATCAACGCGCGCGCAACGGCCACCCTCTGCTGCTGCCCCCCCGAAAGCTCGTTCGGGCGGTGGTGCAGACGCTCGCCCAGCCCGAGCTCCGTCAAAAGCTTCCGTGCGCGCTCCTTTCTTCTCCATCCCTCCATACCCGCATAGAGGGCCGGCACTTCCACGTTCTCCCCGGCGTTGGCCGTGGAAAGGAGATTGTAGCGCTGAAAAATAAATCCGAACGTGTTCCGCCTGAGGGCCGCCAGCTCGTCCGGCGACAGCCTCGACACGTCCTTCCCCGATACCTCGTACAGGCCGCCCGTCGCCCTGTCCAGCATCCCGATAATGTTCATGAGGGTGGACTTCCCCGAACCCGACTGCCCCATGATGGCGACGAACTCGCCGGGATGGATTTCGAGGCTTATATCATCCAAAGCCTTGACGGTCGCGTCCCCGCTGCCGAAATAGCGCTTGATATCTTTCAGCCTGATAAGTGGTTCAGCCATTTATAACCTCATCGGCATACGCCTGCCCCCGGCCTCGCCGGGGACGGCCTTGACGTTCTCGAGGACGCGGTCCCCGACGTCGAGCCCTTCGACCACCGCCGCCTGCGTACGGTCCGATAGCCCGATGATAACGGTCCTGGCCACGGGCCCCGAAGGCGTCACGACGTACACCTCGTACGCCTGCCCTTTCTCGTTATCCTCTTCCGGCACACGGCTGCCGAGCGCGCTGACCGGTATAAGCGGCACGTCCTCCGCGCTGGCCAGCACGAAAAACGTCTGCGTCGTCATGCCCGGCAGAAGAACGTGGTCGTCGTTATTCACGTCTACAAGCACGTTATAGAGCACGACGTCGTTGATTTCCTCCGGGGTCGGCAGTATCTGGCGCACCTTCCCCTCCCAGCGTCTCCCCCCCGATCCGAGAGTCGTAAAATACATGGGGACGCCTACCTTTAGCTTCATCACGTCGGCCTCGGCCACCTCCGCCTTGGCCGTCATTATGTCCAGGTTGGCTATCTGCACTATTGTCGGGGTCGTCTGGTTGGCGTTGATCGTCTGCCCCTCCTGCACGAGCTGGTCTACTATCGTGCCGTCCATCGGGGCGTATATTTTGGTATAGCTGAGGTTGGTCCTATCGGCTTCGAGCTGGGACTGCGCTTCCTCTATCTGCGCGTCGAGCGACAAGACCTTCGCCTTCGCGACTTCGAGGGATATCTCGGTGTCCTGCATCACTTCCTTGCTGACGGCCTTGTCGTCGTAAAGGTTCTTGTAGCGCTCGAATTTCCACTCCGCCTGCTTGACGAGAGCCTCCTGCTCCGTCTTCTCCGCCTTGAGCTGATTGAGCCGCGCCAGGGTGGCCTCGACCTGCGCTTCGTAGATGTCGGGATCGATCTCGGCGATGAGGTCTCCCGTCCTGACGTCGTCGCCGATATCGACGTGCATTATTTCGACCTTGCCCGATACCTGCGCTCCGACGTCCACGTAATATCTCGGCTCCAGCGTCCCCTGCGCCGTCACGAGGGACTGAATACCGCCGAGCTTTACCTCCGCAGTGTTTGCGGCCCCGTTCGAGGCGGCGTCCGACTTAAGGTATAACCATGCGCCCCAGGCAATGCCGGCAACCGCACAAACCACGACTAAATAAAGCAGCCTCTTAACGTTCTTGTTCATCGATACCCGCCGGGTCTCATTTGTCTTTATATACGTTGTGAAATGTATAAATCCTTCGATACAGAATATTCTTTTTCCGAAGACGCATACTATCGGGTTTTACGGCGTTTATTCAGATTTATTCAACATTCCCCGGGGAGAGATCATTCCGGCACGGTGCCCGAAATTTCATTCGATACGACACCGCCTCAGACTACATTGGTTTTTATCTTTGAAATATTGTACCGGGCTATGGAGGAATCCTCGATTCCGATATCGAAATTTAGTTCCTTTCCCGCTGCGGCAGACAAACACCGCTACAAGGTTCATTATGAATGATAGATACAATATCACTGCTGGAGATACAAAGCGGCAGCCCATATTATCGAGATAGAGCTATCTAAGAGTAATGACGAAAATAAACATTCATCTTTGGACACAGCAAATCGACTTCAAGATGCTGTTTATTACAGCCTTAGTCGCGACTTTATCTGTAGCAATTATAACAATTCTAATAGCATTGAATATTTCAGACTGAGGTAAGGAAGATGATTATAATCGTGCATGTAATTTATAGGTTTCCTTCAAGAGTCTCAATTATTTTTTCTATCTGATCAATTCTGTATAAAATATCGATTCTGCTTACGCATTCTTCGATAGCTATTTCAAATGATGCAGTGTTACTATTTTCTCTTTTTATTTTCCCGATTGCTTTAGAGCTGCCCATGATTACCTGTCTGATTTTTTGTATTTCTGAACCTATAAACTTAAGATCATGCATTACCGATTCTCTTGTCACATGTTCAGAGTTATTACTAGTTCCCATGATATATAAACCCCCTAAGCTATAGATTCAAAATACTAATTAAACCCGGGACAAACCAGATTACAAATCGATAATATATCATTGATTTGCTAAGCGGAGTGGAATGGAATACGCAACAGCACTCGTCGCATGAGCTCCCGAATATCCCGAGGGTTCCATTCGAACTATCGCTGGAAATCCGGCACAAGAAATCGCCCCTCTCGTAACTTCCCCATTAAGGTGTTAAGGCTGATATGATCCGGTTTCTGTACATCTTTCATGCATCCTCATCCTTGTTAGAAGTTCATCATAGTTACTTGTGATATTACTGTCAATGACACGACCTGATTGACAGGGTTATGTGTGAGCGATTCGTCTGATCTATGGACAAGGATGATTTATAAAATTGATGACCGATTTACGTGATTGCAATAAGTTCAAATTAATAAAAGTAAGAGAGAGGGCTAGAAAGCAACTTCCTGGTTTTATTGGTAGCGGGGGGAGGATTTGAACCTCCG encodes:
- a CDS encoding SRPBCC domain-containing protein; this encodes MSREMIHKSIEIDAPRESVWEVLTTPVHAGIWMSEFSEGSHVDGEFGPGETFYLKNGEGDGLRGKVTAWALGERLKIAYDGVLVKGAETPNSPGNAEWNGCFDAYTLSANGEKTILAIESFVSGEYAEATSGLWDKAIQKIKELSEQ
- a CDS encoding SRPBCC family protein; this translates as MPKDGFFEFEGDKEIVLTCDFGAPRDLVFKASTDPELVPRWWGPANLKTTVDKMDVREGGEWRFVQQDKDGNEFAFSGVYREVSPPGRLVYTFNFELMPGHESVETITFEEKDGVTTFRDVVRFQSREDRDGMAQSGMKEGAGETMDRMAALLRELQGPI
- a CDS encoding VOC family protein, which codes for MLENAKMFGSFSVNDLKKAREFYGETLGVPVEAVDGMPILSVGGEGGTMIYEKPDHAPATFTVLNFRVDDLKSMMKELGSRGVRFEVYDTEGIKTDSDGVLTEGGMSIAWFKDPAGNILSVLEEK
- a CDS encoding efflux transporter outer membrane subunit; this encodes MKKIIAILLAPALFLSGCSFVPAYQRPVVETPPAWGEAGVRTNVDVAAEWWESFSSPELNALMARALEYNTDLGAGVERVEQARAALKIAGATLLPSAGLGADADWSKTVRTSGRNGSDTFLQAGVDVSYELDLFGANRARVLAAEAGLEGSIYDQGALELAIMGDVATGYFTLASLRERLAIADANLGISREVLRIITARVREGAESEIDLAQQRTAVASTEAARAVIAERIKNAENALAVLLGAPPQTITVDRENLDGVSVPDIAPGQPSELLERRPDLLAAEASLIAANANIGAARAAFFPSISLGAGDLLSTTGFGDPATMVLSLAASIAQPIFEGGSLEGGLELATAEQRELAQLYLGSVLTAFQEVEDALAAVKYTREREISLKTAMEQAQRAYSLSLRLYDAGAIDFQTLLDTQNAQLVTEDEYAQAKLARLTAAVNLYRALGGGWVSSGEAEAYKAGGRGLSGQGSESSL
- a CDS encoding MacB family efflux pump subunit, translating into MAEPLIRLKDIKRYFGSGDATVKALDDISLEIHPGEFVAIMGQSGSGKSTLMNIIGMLDRATGGLYEVSGKDVSRLSPDELAALRRNTFGFIFQRYNLLSTANAGENVEVPALYAGMEGWRRKERARKLLTELGLGERLHHRPNELSGGQQQRVAVARALMNDPPVILADEPTGALDRKSGEDVMALLEELNRRGRTVIVITHEEEVASHARRQIRLEDGRVVHDDGPEEMIESPSGAAGEDGRGVANLAVETMESVKMALRSLRVNIFRTSLTLLGIIIGVAAVITMLAIGEGSKRNVLESISSLGTNILYVRPGGAGIRSSGDIATLVPADAKAIGEGLGNIVTVVPSRSSRKTLRFGNIDYATTVEGVGAGFPVARDWAVRDGTFFTEADVNSYSAVIVLGTTVAETLFPYDKDPVGKFILVGNIPFEVIGVMESKGAAPWGSDQDDTVWVPYTTGLVRIFGSNYLTGITIKVEDVGRIEETETEISELLLARHRTDDFSVRNTASFLAMATETQNTLTILLGAVAAISLLVGGIGVMNIMLVSVVERTREIGIRMATGARRRDILLQFNTEASVVCTIGGIVGVILGYTTGIVLSFFGVNIAFTPGPTVLAFACAVGTGLLFGYLPARKAAHLDPVVALSSE
- a CDS encoding efflux RND transporter periplasmic adaptor subunit produces the protein MNKNVKRLLYLVVVCAVAGIAWGAWLYLKSDAASNGAANTAEVKLGGIQSLVTAQGTLEPRYYVDVGAQVSGKVEIMHVDIGDDVRTGDLIAEIDPDIYEAQVEATLARLNQLKAEKTEQEALVKQAEWKFERYKNLYDDKAVSKEVMQDTEISLEVAKAKVLSLDAQIEEAQSQLEADRTNLSYTKIYAPMDGTIVDQLVQEGQTINANQTTPTIVQIANLDIMTAKAEVAEADVMKLKVGVPMYFTTLGSGGRRWEGKVRQILPTPEEINDVVLYNVLVDVNNDDHVLLPGMTTQTFFVLASAEDVPLIPVSALGSRVPEEDNEKGQAYEVYVVTPSGPVARTVIIGLSDRTQAAVVEGLDVGDRVLENVKAVPGEAGGRRMPMRL